TCGTGCCGGCCGGCGCCGCGACGTCGACCGACAGCACCAGGTCACTCACCCGTCGGCCTCCGGTGCGCGGCCTCGCGGGGCTGCTGCGCGGCTTCGAGCCGGGCAACCCGTTCGCGCAGTTCGTCCAGTTCCACCCCGGTCCGGCGCAGCACCCAGTCCACTTCGGACATCTTGTAGCCACGGAAGACCAGCTGGAAACGCACCCGCCGGACGTCCTCGCCGGTGATGTCCTCGGCGGGCAGCCGGGTGGGCGAACTGCCCGGCGGCAGCGGGGCCAGCTCCTCGCCGCGGCCGAACACCACAGCGGCCAGGAGGAACACCACGGCGGCCACCAGCAGCATGACTACGAGGTAGATCAGCGCGGTCGTCACGCGACGATCGTGACACACCGCCAGAAGGAACGTCGCGCTAGCACGACAAGTCGGACCGACCGCAGCACCCAGGCGACGGTCGCCGGAAGCGTCGGCCTGGCGGCACTCGCCTTCGCCGGGCCCGCAAGCCTTCCCTCTCCGGTTTCGAGCAAGCCGTCCTCGGGCAGAACGGGCGGCACGGAGCTCGCGAAATTTCGCTCACGAGGTCCGAGCGGCCAGCACCTCCCGCATCGGCGGCCGATCCTGCACCGCGACCTCCGACACGTCCGGCACCCACTCCCCGGATACCTGCACGAACTGCGTGAACCGGGCCGTCTCCGCGCCCGGCATCCCGCACCTCGCCAGCGCCGTCCCGAGGATCTGCCGCGACATCACCCCGAGTTGCAGCAGCGACCGGTTCCGGTGCTTGCGGACCCCGAGGTTGACCTGCGCGAGCCCGTCCAGCCCGTACCGCTGTTCGGCGTCCAGCAACAGCCCGATCTCGACGCCGTACCCGCCCGCGAACGGCACCGACTCCAGGAACTCGCGCGTCGCGGCGTACTCGCCGCCGAGCGGCTGCACCAGCTCCGCCAGCGCCGGGCGCAGCGCGGACAGCACCGGGCGCGCCAGCAGCTCGGTCACCCGGCCACCGCCGGTGCTCTCCAGCCGCAGCGGTCGCCGGTAGAAGCCTTTGACCAGGTGCACGCCGTCCTCGGTGAGCAGCGGGCCGAGCAGCGACGGCACGAACGCCGGGTCCGGGTCGACCAGGTCGGAGTCGAGAAAGACGATCACGTCGCCGGTCGTCGCGGCGAGCGAACGCCACAGCACCTCGCCCTTGCCCGGCCGCGGGGCCAGCTCCGGCACCGCGTCCTCGCGGCGCACGACGCGCGCGCCAGCGGCCTCGGCCGCCTCGACCGTCCCGTCGGCGGAACCCGAATCTACGACCACCAGCTCGTCCACCACGCCGCCGAGCAGCGGGCGCACCGAGGCGACGACGGCGCCGACGGTCTCCTCCTCGTCCAGCGCCGGCAGCACCACCGACACCGTCCGGCCACGCTTGGCGGCCACGATGTCCGGGACGCTCCACCCGGGCTCCTGCCAGGTGCGACGGTGAAACCAGCTCATGGACTGATCGTGCCATGCTAGAAGCGGTGCCCGATCCTCCGGAGGGAGAACCCTTGCTGTCGCTGCTCGTCCGTTTCGTGCTCGGACCACTGGTCCGCGCCCTGTACCGGCCTCAGGTCGAGGGCGTCGCGAACATCCCGGAGGACGGACCGGTCCTGCTCGCCGCCAACCACCGGGCGGCGCTCGACACCGGTGTGATCACCTTCACCACTCCGCGCCAGGTCCGGTTTCTCGGCAAGGCCGAGTATTTCACCGGCAAAGGCATCAAGGGCCGGTTCATCGCGAAATCGCTCGACGCGCTGGGCTACATCCCGGTCGAACGCGGCAACGCCCAGGCCGGACTGGCCGCGCTGGAAGCCGGCCGCAAGGTGCTCACCGACGGCGGCGTCTTCGCGATCTACCCGGAGGGCACCCGGTCGCTGGACGGGCGGCTGCACCGCGGGCACACCGGCGTCGCCGCGCTGGCGCTGTCCACCGGGGCCAAGGTGGTGCCGGTGGCGTTGTTCGGCACCGAGGGGATCCAGCCGAACGGGGCGAAAATCCCGCGGCCGGCCAAGATCCGCGTCCGGTTCGGCGAACCGCTGGACTTCTCGCGGTATGAGGGACAGGACTCGTCGCCGGCGATCCGCCGTTCGGTGACCGACGAAATCATGTACGCGATTCTGGAACTGTCCGGCCAGGAATACGTGGACACCTATCACAAGCGGCCGGGCGAGAAAGCTTCGTAGGTGGTTGCCCGGCGAGCGCCGGGCAACCACCGGGCGGAAATCAGCCCGCGCTCATCCGGTCCAGCAGCGCCTCCGCGTCGGAATCCACGCTCAGCAAGGACCGCGTTTCCGGCCGCAAGAACCCTTCGCCCAGCATCTGGTCGGCGAACGCCACCAGCGGCGAGTAGTACCCGGCCACGTCCAGCAGCCCGATCGGCTTCCGGTGAATGCCGAGCTGCGCCCAGGTCCACACCTCGAACAGTTCTTCGAGCGTGCCGATCCCGCCCGGCAGCGCGACGAACGCGTCCGAAAGCTCGGCCATCTTCGCCTTGCGCTGGTGCATGTCTGCCACCACGTGCAGCTTGGTCAGCCCGCCGTGCGCGATTTCCACGCTGGACAGCACTTCCGGGATCACGCCGATCACTTCGCCGCCGGCGGCGAGCGCGGCATCCGCCACCACGCCCATCGTGCCGACGCTCGCGCCGCCGTAGACCAGGCCGATTCCCCGCTGCGCCAGCAGCTTTCCGACGCCGGCCGCCGCCTCGGCGTACTCCGGCGAGAAGCCGCGCGCCGACCCGCAGAACACACAGATCCGCATCAGTGGGTGTCCTCCCAAGCCTGGTAGGAATCCTGTACCACGCGCACCGCGTCGTCGATGTCGTCGGTCAGGTGCAGCAGTTCCAGATCTTTTTCGCCGACCTTCCCGCCGCCCAGCACCGATTTCGCGATCCAGTCGTACAGCCCGCCCCAATATTCGGTGCCGAACAGCACCACCGGGAACTTGGTGACCTTCTTGGTCTGGACCAGGGTGAGCGCTTCGAAAAGTTCGTCCAGCGTGCCGAAACCGCCGGGCAGGCAGATGAAAGCTTGCGAGTACTTGATGAACATGGTCTTGCGCGCAA
This sequence is a window from Amycolatopsis benzoatilytica AK 16/65. Protein-coding genes within it:
- a CDS encoding DivIVA domain-containing protein, coding for MTTALIYLVVMLLVAAVVFLLAAVVFGRGEELAPLPPGSSPTRLPAEDITGEDVRRVRFQLVFRGYKMSEVDWVLRRTGVELDELRERVARLEAAQQPREAAHRRPTGE
- a CDS encoding lysophospholipid acyltransferase family protein, which translates into the protein MLSLLVRFVLGPLVRALYRPQVEGVANIPEDGPVLLAANHRAALDTGVITFTTPRQVRFLGKAEYFTGKGIKGRFIAKSLDALGYIPVERGNAQAGLAALEAGRKVLTDGGVFAIYPEGTRSLDGRLHRGHTGVAALALSTGAKVVPVALFGTEGIQPNGAKIPRPAKIRVRFGEPLDFSRYEGQDSSPAIRRSVTDEIMYAILELSGQEYVDTYHKRPGEKAS
- a CDS encoding glucosyl-3-phosphoglycerate synthase, with protein sequence MSWFHRRTWQEPGWSVPDIVAAKRGRTVSVVLPALDEEETVGAVVASVRPLLGGVVDELVVVDSGSADGTVEAAEAAGARVVRREDAVPELAPRPGKGEVLWRSLAATTGDVIVFLDSDLVDPDPAFVPSLLGPLLTEDGVHLVKGFYRRPLRLESTGGGRVTELLARPVLSALRPALAELVQPLGGEYAATREFLESVPFAGGYGVEIGLLLDAEQRYGLDGLAQVNLGVRKHRNRSLLQLGVMSRQILGTALARCGMPGAETARFTQFVQVSGEWVPDVSEVAVQDRPPMREVLAARTS
- a CDS encoding TIGR00730 family Rossman fold protein, encoding MRICVFCGSARGFSPEYAEAAAGVGKLLAQRGIGLVYGGASVGTMGVVADAALAAGGEVIGVIPEVLSSVEIAHGGLTKLHVVADMHQRKAKMAELSDAFVALPGGIGTLEELFEVWTWAQLGIHRKPIGLLDVAGYYSPLVAFADQMLGEGFLRPETRSLLSVDSDAEALLDRMSAG